The genomic window CCCTGGCCAGCGATATGACGTTAGCCTTGTCCGGGTCGTTCACCGAAATGAATACCGTGCCGTTAATCGGCAGATTGGCGCCGGCGCCCATTTCCGCCTTGGCGTAGGCACCGCCCAGTCCGATGTCCAGGCCCATCACCTCGCCCGTCGACTTCATCTCAGGCGAGAGAAAAATCCCGTCGGCGGGGAACTTATCGAACGGAAACACCGGCTTCTTCACCGCCAGGGCTGTCGGCACCGTACCATCCGCCAGGGCATCTAAGTTGGCGCCGCCGGTGAGCTCGGCCAGGCTCTTACCCAGGGCGATCTGGGCCGCCCACCTGGCCAGCGGCAGGTTGCGGGCCTTACTCACGAATGGTACTGTGCGGCTGGCCCGCGGGTTGACCTCCAGTACGTAAACCACCCCCTCCTTCATGGCATACTGGATATTCACCAGCCCCTGCACATTCAGCTCCAATGCCAGTGACCGGGTATAGGCCCGGATTCTCTCCAGGGCCTCAGTGGGCATGAAGTAAGGGGGCAGCACACAGGCCGAGTCGCCACTGTGAATGCCTGCCTCTTCGATGTGTTGCATGATGCCCCCTATGAGCACCTCCCGCCCATCGCACAGGGCATCCACGTCAAACTCGTAGGCGTCCTCCAGGAAGGCATCGACGAGAATGGGGTGCTCCCAGGAGACGTCGGCGGTGCGGCGGATGTACTCCTCCAGCCCCTGGCGCTGATAGACGATCTCCATGGCCCGGCCCCCAAGGACGTAGGACGGTCGCACCAGCACCGGGTAGCCCACCTGTTCGGCTACCTGAGCCGCTTCGGAAAGGGTGCGGGCGATGCCGTACTCCGGTCGGGGGATGCTCATCCGGTCCAGCAGGGCACCGAACTTCTCGCGGTCCTCCGCCAGGTCGATGGCTTCGGGCGAAGTGCCCAGGATCGGTACCCCGGCGGCCGCCAGCTGGTTGGCAATGTTCAGGGGCGTCTGGCCGCCAAACTGGATGAGCACACCCTCCGGCTGCTCCAGCTCTACCACGTTCATCACATCCTCAAATGTGAGCGGCTCGAAGTAAAGGCGGTCGGCCACGTCAAAATCGGTGGAGACGGTCTCGGGGTTGCAGTTCTGCATGATGGCCTTCACGCCCAGCTCCTGCAGGGCAAAGACGGCTTGCACGCAGCAGTAGTCGAACTCGATTCCCTGGCCGATGCGGTTGGGTCCGCTCCCCAGGATCAGCACCTTGCGGCCTGGCAGGGGTTCAACCTCCGGTTCGCTTTCGTAGGTGCCGTAGCAGTAGGGCGTCTCGGCAGCGAACTCCCCGGCGCAGGTGTCCACCACCTTGAAGGTGGCGGCCACGCCCAGTGATGCCCGCCGGGAACGCAGGGCCTCCTCCCGGCAACCGCTCTGGCGGGCAATCTGACGGTCGGAGAAACCCCGCCTTTTTAACTCCCGAAGAATGGCAGCCAGCTCCTCCTCCGGGGGCTCACCATCGGCGAGAAGGACCTTCAGCCTGGAAAACAACCGTGCTCCCGCTTGAAGCATATCGGCTATCTGCTCCAGAAACCAGGGATCGATACTGGTCAGCTGCTGGAGGTATTCCACCGACTGCCCCTGCAGGAACGCCTCCCGTACTTTCAGCAGGCGGAAAGCGGTCGGGAAGCGCATTCGCTCCAGGTCGAGGGGTCGGCGGGCTTCGTGAGGCCGGGGTTCCAGACCGTCCAACCCCACTTCCAGGGACCGGAAGGCTTTCTGCAAACTCTCCTGGAAGGTGCGTCCAATGGCCATGACCTCGCCCACCGCCTGCATCTGCACCCCCAGCACCCCCGTCGCCCGCGGAAACTTGTCGAAATCGAACCGCGGTATCTTAGTCACTACGTAATCAATCGTCGGTTCGTAGGCGGCCAGGGTCTGGCGGGTGATGTCATTCTGGATCTCGTCCAGGCGGTAGCCCACAGCCAGCTTGGCGGCCACCTTGGCGATCGGGAAACCCGTGGCTTTGGAGGCCAGGGCCGAGCTGCGGCTGACGCGCGGATTCATCTCCACGATTACCATTCGCCCATCCCGGGGATGAATAGCAAACTGGACGTTGGAGCCGCCCGTCTCCACACCCACCGCCCGAATACAGCTGAGTGCCCAGTCGCGCATCTGCTGGTATTCCCGGTCAGTCAGGGTTTGTGCCGGCGCTACTGTCACCGAGTCGCCCGTATGCACGCCCATGGGATCGAGATTCTCTATGGAACACACCACCAGCGCGTTGTCCGCCCCATCGCGCATGACCTCGAGCTCAAACTCCTTCCACCCCAGAAGGGCCTCCTCGAGGAGGGCTTCCCGAAAGGGACTGGCCGCCAGGGCCCGATCCACCTGCTCGGCAAACTCTTCCCGGTTGTACGCTATGCTGCCGCCGGTCCCCCCAAGAGTATATGAGGGACGGATGATGACCGGCAAATCGAGCTCCGCCAGCAGGGCTTCGGCGGCGGCCAGGGTGGTTATGCGCCCGCCTCGGGCAGTTGGAATACCGGCAGCGGACATGATCTCCTTGAAGTACTCGCGGTCCTCCGCCCGCCGAATAACCTCTACATTGGCTCCCAACAGCCGAACGCCGTATTGCTCCAGCACCCCCTCCTCGGCCAGGGCGATGGCGCAGTTCAGGCCCGTCTGACCGCCGACGGTCGGCAGCAGGGCATCGGGGGCTTCCTTGGCGATGATCTGGGCCACCATGGCCGGGTTGACCGGCTCAATGTAGGTGGCATCAGCCAGCTGAGGATCGGTCATGATGGTGGCCGGGTTGGAATTGACCAGAATGACCCGGTAGCCCTCTTCCTTCAGGGCGCGGCAGGCCTGGGTACCGGAATAGTCGAATTCACAGGCCTGCCCGATGACGATCGGGCCGGCTCCCAGTATCAAGATGGAATGAAAATCGCTATTCCTGGGCATACGACTTTATATGTCGGAGAAAATAGGTAACCACTAGTCGTATGGGGATACGGTCAGGGCGGCTTTGGCGTGGTGACCTAGGTGCCACTGTCAAAATAGACCCGAGCGAGATTGCATTGAACGTTCATTCTAAGGTGCAGCCGGCGAATGAGCCGCCGCTCGGTAGCTGACCATTGGTCAGGACCTATGTTGGGACTGCTCAGGTTGTGATCACACTGGAAGGTCTTGGCTTCCTTACGGGCCTGCTCGTAAATGTCGTCAATGGAGACGTATCGTTTTTCATGCCGGTGCAGCAGCAACTGGAGATAGATCTTTTCCTCCAGGTGGGGATAGGCGCTGATCTTGGCCTGGATCTCCCGGTATGATGGCCGGGATTCATGGGCGGCTGTTTTGGTCAACGTCGACATCGTCTTGGCCCGGGCAGATGATAATTGAATTTAAGTTAATGCAAAATGGAACCGATGGACAGATTCCGCGTTCCTGCCTTCCGGCTTCCGTAGCCCAGAAGATGACGAGGGGCCTGCTATGTACGCAGAGCAGCTAGACCCAGCCCCGCAGGCGACAGGCCTCGGCTACCCGGGCCACGGCGATCATATAGGCCGCACAGTAGTCTGGGATATCGTCCACTGGCTCCGAAAGCGGTACTCGATAACGAAGTACATACCGTGCCTATGCCAGTGATTATCGGGTCGGTTTTGCTGTGAGATGCGAGAGCGCACATACTAATTTAGAGGGTGAGCCAAACATCGGGGGCAGGCCAATCCCGGAAAGAAACTGGTGTAATTTGACAGCAAAATGGGCTAGAATGGAATCCTTTCTATAAGACGGCTCTTGCCGGCCAGCTTCGGTGCTTGCACGCATAAACTATGCCGGACGAGTGGAAAAGCAATCATTGCGACCTCCAGAAAGATGTTGGGTATTATCTATCAGACGTTGAAGAATGATTGGATTTTAAAGACTTCAGCAATTTCATCTTAGAAATATCCAGATAAAGCTGTAGGGAGGCATATAGTTTTGCGAGGAATACAAATGAAGTCACAGCCCAATAGACGACATGAAGGGGAATAAATGAATCCAAACGAACAGGTAATTCCTGAAGATGTGCATAGAATGATAGACAAGCACCGGGGGAAACGGGGTGACTTGATAGCAATCCTTGAGGATGTCCAGGTAAAATACAGGTACCTTCCCGAGGATGCACTGAGAATTATCGCCGAACAAACCAAGCAGTCTATTGTCGATCTGTACGGTGTAGCCACTTTTTTTAAACTCTTCAGTCTGAAGCCTCAGGGAAGACACATTGTGTCAGTTTGCCTGGGCACAGCGTGCCATGTCCGCGGTGGTCAAAGTGTTGCCTCAGAATTCGAGCGACAGTTGGAGACACACATTGGTGAGACCACACGTGACCAGCAGTTCACGCTGAAGGCAGTCAACTGTCTGGGTGCATGTGCGATGGGCCCGATTGCCGTGGTAGACGGCCACTACTTCTTGAGCGTGGGAGTAGGTAGTGTCAGCCGAATTATTGAGAAAACCGGGGAGGGATTGGATCGGGTTGATATCGAGTCAGACAAACGGATTTTCCCAATAGAGGTCAGATGTTTGCACTGCAACCACAGTCTCATGGATCAGGTCGTTCCGCTCGATGGCTATCCGTCGATTAAGCTAACCGTATCTTTCAAAGACAAGCATGGGTGGATGAGACTGTCCTCTTTATATGGCAGCTACTCCATCTTGTCCGAATACGAAATCCCGATTGATGCTGTCGTCAATTTTTTCTGTCCCCATTGCCATGCCGAAATCATCGGGGCCGCCAGCTGCTCTGACTGTGGTGCGCCGATGGTACCGATGAGTGTGGGCGGAGGAGGCATAGTACAGATCTGCACCCGCCGAGCGTGCAAAGGTCACATGTTGGACCTGGCTTCCAATCCCATCGACTGACAACCTCGCTGGATCACCAGAGGATAGCCCAGATGATAAGGATGACATCCGTTGAAGCATTCAGAAACTTCCGCCAGCGTATATTGAAGGAAATTGCCACGGCGCCGGCCAAGCCCTGCCTGGTTGTCAGTGCAGGCACCTGTGGACAGGCCAGCGGCTCAAACGATGTAATGCGGATAATCAAGCGCCAGATTATAGAAAGAAATCTCCAGGAAAAAATCTCGCTGAGGATTACCGGTTGTCAGGGTTTTTGTGAGATGGACCCTTCCATTA from Candidatus Neomarinimicrobiota bacterium includes these protein-coding regions:
- the carB gene encoding carbamoyl-phosphate synthase large subunit is translated as MPRNSDFHSILILGAGPIVIGQACEFDYSGTQACRALKEEGYRVILVNSNPATIMTDPQLADATYIEPVNPAMVAQIIAKEAPDALLPTVGGQTGLNCAIALAEEGVLEQYGVRLLGANVEVIRRAEDREYFKEIMSAAGIPTARGGRITTLAAAEALLAELDLPVIIRPSYTLGGTGGSIAYNREEFAEQVDRALAASPFREALLEEALLGWKEFELEVMRDGADNALVVCSIENLDPMGVHTGDSVTVAPAQTLTDREYQQMRDWALSCIRAVGVETGGSNVQFAIHPRDGRMVIVEMNPRVSRSSALASKATGFPIAKVAAKLAVGYRLDEIQNDITRQTLAAYEPTIDYVVTKIPRFDFDKFPRATGVLGVQMQAVGEVMAIGRTFQESLQKAFRSLEVGLDGLEPRPHEARRPLDLERMRFPTAFRLLKVREAFLQGQSVEYLQQLTSIDPWFLEQIADMLQAGARLFSRLKVLLADGEPPEEELAAILRELKRRGFSDRQIARQSGCREEALRSRRASLGVAATFKVVDTCAGEFAAETPYCYGTYESEPEVEPLPGRKVLILGSGPNRIGQGIEFDYCCVQAVFALQELGVKAIMQNCNPETVSTDFDVADRLYFEPLTFEDVMNVVELEQPEGVLIQFGGQTPLNIANQLAAAGVPILGTSPEAIDLAEDREKFGALLDRMSIPRPEYGIARTLSEAAQVAEQVGYPVLVRPSYVLGGRAMEIVYQRQGLEEYIRRTADVSWEHPILVDAFLEDAYEFDVDALCDGREVLIGGIMQHIEEAGIHSGDSACVLPPYFMPTEALERIRAYTRSLALELNVQGLVNIQYAMKEGVVYVLEVNPRASRTVPFVSKARNLPLARWAAQIALGKSLAELTGGANLDALADGTVPTALAVKKPVFPFDKFPADGIFLSPEMKSTGEVMGLDIGLGGAYAKAEMGAGANLPINGTVFISVNDPDKANVISLARDYTELGFYILATEGTCRSLRQSGIAAEPIYKVGEGRPNVADAISNGEVQLVINTPLGARAREDEYAIDRSAIRHGV
- a CDS encoding NAD(P)H-dependent oxidoreductase subunit E, whose amino-acid sequence is MNPNEQVIPEDVHRMIDKHRGKRGDLIAILEDVQVKYRYLPEDALRIIAEQTKQSIVDLYGVATFFKLFSLKPQGRHIVSVCLGTACHVRGGQSVASEFERQLETHIGETTRDQQFTLKAVNCLGACAMGPIAVVDGHYFLSVGVGSVSRIIEKTGEGLDRVDIESDKRIFPIEVRCLHCNHSLMDQVVPLDGYPSIKLTVSFKDKHGWMRLSSLYGSYSILSEYEIPIDAVVNFFCPHCHAEIIGAASCSDCGAPMVPMSVGGGGIVQICTRRACKGHMLDLASNPID